GCGCCTCGTCCCATTCCGCCATGTGCTCGGCAAGGTCGCGCAAGAGCGCACCGGCGTCGGTCTTGCCGAGCAGCGACGGTGTCTCGCGCACCGCGACAGCACCGGGGCCGAAGGATTCGATGGCGAGCCCGAACGAGGCGAGTTCCTCTGATCGTGCGAGCAGCCGCTCCACGGTCGCCTCGTCCATCTCGACGATCTCGGGGATCAGCAGGATCTGCCGCTGCACGCCGTTTTTGGCGAGCGAGGCCTTCAGCCGTTCATAGACGATGCGCTCATGGGCGGCATGCTGGTCGACCACGATCAGTCCGTCGCGGGTCTGCGACACGATATAGGTCTCGTGGATCTGTGTCCGTGCCGCGCCGAGCGGACGGTCGATCAGGTCGGCGGACGCTTGCGTTTCGAAGCGCACGTCGGCGGTGGGCGCGCCGACATCGAAGGCGGCCTGGTCCTGTTCGGCAAACGCCGGCGCCGCCGCGCCGCCGAATGCGGGCATCGGGTTCACGGGATAGGACGGCGAGCGCCGCCAGTCCCAGTTGCCGGGACCCGGTGTGATCGCGGGCCGGAAAGCGGCAATCGCGCCGCCGGCGTCGTTGGCCGCGGTGCGGCGGCCTTCGCGCGCAAGACCCTCCTTCAGCGCATGCACGATCAGCGCGCGCACCAGACCGGCATTGCGGAAGCGCACCTCGGTCTTCGCCGGATGCACGTTGGCGTCGACCTCGCGCGCATCGAGCGTGACGAACAGCGCCACGACCGGATGGCGGTCGCGCGGCAGATAGTCGGAATACGCCGCGCGCACTGCGCCGAGGATCAGCTTGTCGCGCACCGGGCGGCCATTGACGAACAGATATTGTCCGAGCGCGTTGGCGCGGGTCAGCGCCGGCGCGGCGGCGAAGCCTTCGACCACGATGCCGTCGCGCATCGCCCGCACCTCGATCGCATGGCTGCGAAAATCGCTTCCCAGGATATCACCGAGCCGCGTCAGCCGGCCGGCGGCGCCGGGCAGCGCCGCGGCCCAGGTC
This genomic interval from Bradyrhizobium sp. NP1 contains the following:
- the mutL gene encoding DNA mismatch repair endonuclease MutL encodes the protein MPVRQLPEQVVNRIAAGEVVERPASVVKELVENAIDAGASRIDIFTDGGGRRRIAITDDGSGMSATDLALAVERHATSKLDDEDLLQIKTLGFRGEALPSIGAVAKLSITTRHAGEPHAWSLAVEGGTKSGVMPAALSLGTRVEVSDLFYATPARLKFLKTDRTEAEAIREVVRRLAMARPDVAFTLAGEERAPVTWAAALPGAAGRLTRLGDILGSDFRSHAIEVRAMRDGIVVEGFAAAPALTRANALGQYLFVNGRPVRDKLILGAVRAAYSDYLPRDRHPVVALFVTLDAREVDANVHPAKTEVRFRNAGLVRALIVHALKEGLAREGRRTAANDAGGAIAAFRPAITPGPGNWDWRRSPSYPVNPMPAFGGAAAPAFAEQDQAAFDVGAPTADVRFETQASADLIDRPLGAARTQIHETYIVSQTRDGLIVVDQHAAHERIVYERLKASLAKNGVQRQILLIPEIVEMDEATVERLLARSEELASFGLAIESFGPGAVAVRETPSLLGKTDAGALLRDLAEHMAEWDEALPLERRLMHVAATMACHGSVRAGRRLKPEEMNALLREMEATPNSGQCNHGRPTYVELKLSDIERLFGRR